The Silene latifolia isolate original U9 population chromosome X, ASM4854445v1, whole genome shotgun sequence genome contains the following window.
TACAACTATACTTGTGTAAAAACCGTGCTAAATCGTCCCAATATAATATAGAACCTGACTCGATATCAAAATCAATACCATCTAGAGCTGCGTTACCAAGGGGCCTCGAGTTTGATTTTCCCCCTAGGTAGTTATTGTATAGAAATTCAGCAAAGTTTTTAGCATCGTTTTTGGAAGAAAACGAATAATTCCCAATGCCACCGCCAAGGGAAAGCAAGACTTTAATACCTAACGACTGACAAAACTCGATTTCACTAGACAAACCAACGCACCCACCCGAAGGAGGGTCACAATGACCAGCTAAGTTTAACGAAGGCACTTGACCACcaccgaaaatattcaaaaaggctaaattaacatATTTGTACCTTCCAGTAGCACACGTCTCATTTAAACGCCCCTCGTTGCCATTTTGGCCCCAATATATGGCTATACCGCCATGATGACCGTGGAAGTATCGCGCTTGCGCAACAAAGGGAAGGAGGATGAGGAAGAGAGGAAGAATATTGAACTTAGTAGCATACATGTTGTACTATATTATGCTTAGAATGTTTGAGATGTACATTTTGTATATGATATTAGGATCATTATATATACTAAGAGATGGTCAACTTTGACGTACAAAATGTGTGGTGTAGGGACCTTTGTGAAGGTGCGAGTCGACTTGATATCAACTTTGAGCATTCTTGATGGTTAGATTTTGATCCATTCTCCATTGCCAatattataaaatattaaggTTGACTTGGTTAATAGTTGCCAAACGTGGAAAATATACGTAGCAATGCACCATGATAATGTTTTTCTATACGCCGAATTATTATCGTCTCAATAAT
Protein-coding sequences here:
- the LOC141622077 gene encoding hevamine-A-like, encoding MYATKFNILPLFLILLPFVAQARYFHGHHGGIAIYWGQNGNEGRLNETCATGRYKYVNLAFLNIFGGGQVPSLNLAGHCDPPSGGCVGLSSEIEFCQSLGIKVLLSLGGGIGNYSFSSKNDAKNFAEFLYNNYLGGKSNSRPLGNAALDGIDFDIESGSILYWDDLARFLHKYSCKGKKVYLGAAPQCPFPDKYLGTPLETGLFDYVWVQFYNNPPCQYNGNLTNIITSWNLWSSQKYINKLFMGLPAATQAAGSGFLPPDVLTNQVLPIIKRSPKYGGVMFWSKFWDDQSGYTKQIVNFV